The following proteins are co-located in the Cyprinus carpio isolate SPL01 chromosome B19, ASM1834038v1, whole genome shotgun sequence genome:
- the LOC109084075 gene encoding POU domain, class 2, transcription factor 2 isoform X7 — protein sequence MFVPLPVPLVFQRTAPDFSAWRLKSPLPLRSGNSVDIRMSKAVEEDKMGTELPVDSTDSERNSPEASDQTQPMKTSPFCLSPAPSNTKVKAEEAAEMTSVHAPPAQPALPHTQLMLAGSQLAGLAALLPAQQQLLLQQAQAQLLAAAVQQSNAAHAAHAAAAANQQQQTQQQQANQAAAQAQSHAKPEQAPPPLLSQPIQLTAQALCLSLQDIQQFLQLQQLVLMPGHPLQSQFLLPQAQAQQGQQGLLSTSNLIPLPQQSQGSLLTSPPRLGLQAQHHLDDRLWSLQREKSVESVVSSAPSSAPPMSSVPTVTPHAEEPSDLEELEQFARTFKQRRIKLGFTQGDVGMAMGKLYGNDFSQTTISRFEALNLSFKNMCKLKPLLEKWLNDAETMAIDNMLPSPSSLSSPLLGFEGLPGRRRKKRTSIETNVRIALERNFISNQKPTSEEILLMAEQLNMEKEVIRVWFCNRRQKEKRINPSSATPPLPNQPPAPAHKPPCYSPHMMSSQGLAQAATSLSTTAVSPTPSVACPLNPSGHAAMSSAPSSMTPPPLSTVSPTPPSLSSPGLNTGPGCQWWPNAHFRS from the exons TAGATATCAGGATGTCTAAAGCCGTCGAGGAAGACAAGATGGGGACTGAGCTTCCAGTGGACAGTACAG ACTCTGAGAGGAACAGTCCAGAAGCCAGCGATCAG ACCCAGCCGATGAAAACAAGTCCTTTCTGCCTGTCTCCTGCACCCAGCAacacaaag GTGAAAGCCGAGGAGGCCGCTGAGATGACCAGTGTTCACGCTCCTCCAGCTCAGCCGGCTCTGCCACACACACAACTCATGCTCGCAGGCAGTCAGCTCGCCGGG CTGGCCGCTCTCCTCCCTGCACAGCAGCAGCTGTTGTTGCAGCAGGCTCAAGCGCAGCTGTTAGCCGCAGCCGTGCAGCAGTCAAACGCCGCGCATGCCGCCCACGCAGCCGCGGCGGCCAATCAGCAGCAGCAGACGCAGCAGCAGCAGGCCAATCAGGCAGCAGCACAAGCCCAGTCTCATGCCAAACCAGAACAAGCTCCCCCTCCACTTTTGTCACAGCCTATCCAGCTCACTGCCCAG gctctctgtctgtctctgcaggACATTCAGCAGTTTCTGCAGTTACAGCAGCTGGTCCTGATGCCCGGGCATCCTCTACAGTCTCAGTTCCTGCTTCCTCAAGCCCAGGCTCAGCAGGGACAGCAAG GTTTGCTTTCAACATCGAATTTGATTCCACTACCTCAGCAGAGCCAAGGGAGCCTCCTGACCTCCCCACCTAGACTGGGCCTTCAAGCACAG CATCATCTTGACGACAGGCTGTGGTCATTGCAGAGGGAGAAGAGCGTGGAGAGCGTCGTGAGCTCCGCCCCCTCCTCAGCCCCGCCCATGAGCTCTGTTCCCACGGTGACACCTCACGCCGAGGAGCCCAGCGATCTGGAGGAGCTCGAACAGTTCGCCAGAACCTTCAAACAGAGGAGAATTAAACTGGGCttcacacag GGGGACGTGGGTATGGCCATGGGTAAACTCTACGGCAATGACTTCAGTCAGACCACCATCTCACGCTTCGAGGCTCTCAACCTCAGCTTCAAGAACATGTGCAAGCTCAAACCCTTGCTGGAGAAATGGCTGAATGATGCAG aaactatggcgATAGACAACATGCTGCCGAGCCCCAGTTCACTGTCCTCACCTCTGCTGGGCTTCGAAGGCTTGCCTGGACGCCGCCGAAAGAAACGCACCAGCATCGAGACCAACGTCCGCATAGCCCTGGAGCGCAACTTCATCTCG AACCAGAAGCCTACCTCTGAAGAAATCCTGCTGATGGCCGAGCAGCTCAACATGGAGAAAGAAGTCATCCGAGTCTGGTTCTGCAACCGGCGGCAGAAAGAGAAGCGTATAAACCCCAGCAGCGCCACCCCTCCTCTGCCCAATCAGCCTCCGGCACCGGCACACAAACCGCCCTGCTACAGCCCGCACATG ATGTCCAGTCAGGGACTGGCTCAGGCCGCTACCAGTCTCAGCACAACAG CCGTCAGTCCCACACCTTCTGTGGCCTGCCCTCTTAACCCCAGCGGACATGCAGCAATGAGCTCCGCCCCTTCCTCCATGACTCCGCCTCCTCTCAGCACAGTCAGCCCCACTCCGCCCAGTCTCAGCAGCCCTGGGCTGAACACAGG CCCTGGCTGCCAGTGGTGGCCAAATGCCCATTTCCGCTCTTGA
- the LOC109084075 gene encoding POU domain, class 2, transcription factor 2 isoform X6 — protein sequence MTSVHAPPAQPALPHTQLMLAGSQLAGLAALLPAQQQLLLQQAQAQLLAAAVQQSNAAHAAHAAAAANQQQQTQQQQANQAAAQAQSHAKPEQAPPPLLSQPIQLTAQALCLSLQDIQQFLQLQQLVLMPGHPLQSQFLLPQAQAQQGQQGLLSTSNLIPLPQQSQGSLLTSPPRLGLQAQHHLDDRLWSLQREKSVESVVSSAPSSAPPMSSVPTVTPHAEEPSDLEELEQFARTFKQRRIKLGFTQGDVGMAMGKLYGNDFSQTTISRFEALNLSFKNMCKLKPLLEKWLNDAETMAIDNMLPSPSSLSSPLLGFEGLPGRRRKKRTSIETNVRIALERNFISNQKPTSEEILLMAEQLNMEKEVIRVWFCNRRQKEKRINPSSATPPLPNQPPAPAHKPPCYSPHMMSSQGLAQAATSLSTTAVSPTPSVACPLNPSGHAAMSSAPSSMTPPPLSTVSPTPPSLSSPGLNTGNTMMGVSTGMNQPFISSNPLATMQALAASGGQMPISALEGSGQMFLGGAGGPGAGLRPSLFLNRPTLLPLARSAGMGLVGTPRASPPPGASGTSPDSCSVSPCSSPASFCSLGDASPPPLGGAMAE from the exons ATGACCAGTGTTCACGCTCCTCCAGCTCAGCCGGCTCTGCCACACACACAACTCATGCTCGCAGGCAGTCAGCTCGCCGGG CTGGCCGCTCTCCTCCCTGCACAGCAGCAGCTGTTGTTGCAGCAGGCTCAAGCGCAGCTGTTAGCCGCAGCCGTGCAGCAGTCAAACGCCGCGCATGCCGCCCACGCAGCCGCGGCGGCCAATCAGCAGCAGCAGACGCAGCAGCAGCAGGCCAATCAGGCAGCAGCACAAGCCCAGTCTCATGCCAAACCAGAACAAGCTCCCCCTCCACTTTTGTCACAGCCTATCCAGCTCACTGCCCAG gctctctgtctgtctctgcaggACATTCAGCAGTTTCTGCAGTTACAGCAGCTGGTCCTGATGCCCGGGCATCCTCTACAGTCTCAGTTCCTGCTTCCTCAAGCCCAGGCTCAGCAGGGACAGCAAG GTTTGCTTTCAACATCGAATTTGATTCCACTACCTCAGCAGAGCCAAGGGAGCCTCCTGACCTCCCCACCTAGACTGGGCCTTCAAGCACAG CATCATCTTGACGACAGGCTGTGGTCATTGCAGAGGGAGAAGAGCGTGGAGAGCGTCGTGAGCTCCGCCCCCTCCTCAGCCCCGCCCATGAGCTCTGTTCCCACGGTGACACCTCACGCCGAGGAGCCCAGCGATCTGGAGGAGCTCGAACAGTTCGCCAGAACCTTCAAACAGAGGAGAATTAAACTGGGCttcacacag GGGGACGTGGGTATGGCCATGGGTAAACTCTACGGCAATGACTTCAGTCAGACCACCATCTCACGCTTCGAGGCTCTCAACCTCAGCTTCAAGAACATGTGCAAGCTCAAACCCTTGCTGGAGAAATGGCTGAATGATGCAG aaactatggcgATAGACAACATGCTGCCGAGCCCCAGTTCACTGTCCTCACCTCTGCTGGGCTTCGAAGGCTTGCCTGGACGCCGCCGAAAGAAACGCACCAGCATCGAGACCAACGTCCGCATAGCCCTGGAGCGCAACTTCATCTCG AACCAGAAGCCTACCTCTGAAGAAATCCTGCTGATGGCCGAGCAGCTCAACATGGAGAAAGAAGTCATCCGAGTCTGGTTCTGCAACCGGCGGCAGAAAGAGAAGCGTATAAACCCCAGCAGCGCCACCCCTCCTCTGCCCAATCAGCCTCCGGCACCGGCACACAAACCGCCCTGCTACAGCCCGCACATG ATGTCCAGTCAGGGACTGGCTCAGGCCGCTACCAGTCTCAGCACAACAG CCGTCAGTCCCACACCTTCTGTGGCCTGCCCTCTTAACCCCAGCGGACATGCAGCAATGAGCTCCGCCCCTTCCTCCATGACTCCGCCTCCTCTCAGCACAGTCAGCCCCACTCCGCCCAGTCTCAGCAGCCCTGGGCTGAACACAGG GAACACAATGATGGGTGTAAGCACAGGAATGAACCAGCCCTTCATCAGCAGCAACCCTCTGGCCACAATGCAAG CCCTGGCTGCCAGTGGTGGCCAAATGCCCATTTCCGCTCTTGAGGGCAGTGGTCAAATGTTCCTGGGTGGAGCTGGAGGTCCAGGAGCTGGACTTCGCCCATCCCTCTTCCTAAACCGCCCCACTTTACTGCCCCTGGCCAGGAGTGCAGGCATGGGTCTGGTCGGCACCCCCCGGGCTTCTCCGCCTCCTGGAGCCAGCGGCACAAGCCCAGACTCCTGCTCCGTCTCCCCCTGCTCAAGCCCCGCCTCCTTCTGCTCTTTAGGTGACGCCTCACCGCCCCCTCTGGGTGGAGCCATGGCTGAGTGA